One region of Phragmites australis chromosome 18, lpPhrAust1.1, whole genome shotgun sequence genomic DNA includes:
- the LOC133898694 gene encoding uncharacterized protein LOC133898694, with amino-acid sequence MDAAAPPQLFRLRQARCQLGPAQPPRFPKQIPPPPPQPTMSTAAEDDADYDRRADGSVMPDVLAKGREACYKARDAFYACVEECADKKPTEIATMGLLYPADCKKSRANFVSSCLPTWVKHFDREYCAKKRVQRLLDGDEDRRGPISLPQPYTFKQ; translated from the exons ATGGACGCGGCGGCACCACCGCAGCTTTTCCGCCTCCGGCAGGCCCGTTGCCAGCTCGGGCCGGCCCAGCCTCCCCGTTTCCCCAAACAAATCCCCCCACCCCCTCCGCAGCCGACGATGTCCACCGCCGCGGAGGACGACGCCGACTACGACCGCCGCGCCGACGGGTCCGTCATGCCCGACGTCCTCGCCAAGGGCCGCGAGGCCTGCTACAAG GCACGGGACGCCTTCTATGCGTGCGTGGAGGAGTGCGCGGACAAGAAGCCCACCGAGATCGCTACCATGGGGCTTCTCTACCCTGCCGACTGCAAGAAGTCCCGCGCCAACTTTGTCAGCAGCTGCCTCCCCACCTGG GTGAAGCACTTCGACCGGGAGTACTGCGCCAAGAAGCGGGTGCAGAGGCTGCTCGACGGCGACGAGGACCGCCGGGGCCCCATCTCGCTCCCCCAGCCCTACACCTTCAAGCAATAG